A stretch of Paenibacillus sp. URB8-2 DNA encodes these proteins:
- the fabF gene encoding beta-ketoacyl-ACP synthase II — MERVVISGMGVVSPLSNEVEDFWNNLRNGQSGISEIDAFDTSAYKTKFGGVVRNFDAEALFGRKEARRMDRFTQFALAAADQALADSGLKVESMDRERFGVYVGSGIGGIGSLLDQHQVLLERGPDRVSPTLVPMMISNMAAASISIRYGAMGPVLSPVTACSIGNTAIGEAFRTIRFGEADVILAGGAEAAINGISLASFGNAHALTVRNDDIRRASRPFDAERDGFVIGEGAGILVLESLTHARRRDARIYAEVIGYGASSDAYHMVATHPEGRGAYQAMRLALQAAGLSPADIDVISAHATSTEMGDLSETKAIKTLFGADAYRIPVTANKSMTGHMLGASGGAEAIALVKSLENNVIPPTINLERPDPDCDLDYVPKTARIQELHIGMSNSFGFGGHNAVIVIRKYTE, encoded by the coding sequence ATGGAGAGAGTCGTCATAAGCGGGATGGGGGTCGTTTCGCCTCTCAGCAACGAGGTGGAGGATTTTTGGAATAACCTGAGGAACGGACAATCCGGGATATCCGAAATTGATGCTTTTGATACGTCCGCCTATAAGACTAAATTTGGCGGGGTTGTGCGGAATTTTGACGCGGAAGCTTTGTTCGGGCGCAAAGAAGCGCGGCGTATGGACCGCTTCACCCAATTCGCGCTCGCAGCCGCCGATCAGGCCCTGGCCGATTCGGGATTGAAGGTGGAAAGTATGGACCGGGAACGGTTTGGCGTATACGTAGGGTCGGGAATCGGCGGCATCGGGTCGCTGCTGGATCAACATCAAGTGTTGCTGGAGCGGGGACCGGACCGGGTGAGCCCGACCTTGGTGCCGATGATGATTTCCAATATGGCCGCAGCCTCAATCAGTATTCGTTATGGCGCCATGGGTCCTGTGCTTTCGCCGGTTACGGCTTGCTCCATCGGTAATACGGCCATCGGCGAAGCCTTTCGGACTATCCGGTTCGGCGAGGCCGACGTTATCCTGGCCGGGGGAGCAGAAGCGGCGATCAATGGAATCTCGCTCGCAAGCTTCGGCAACGCCCATGCTCTAACTGTCCGTAATGATGACATCCGGCGGGCCAGCCGTCCGTTTGACGCGGAGAGAGACGGATTCGTGATCGGCGAGGGGGCGGGCATTCTCGTCCTGGAATCACTCACCCATGCGCGTCGCCGGGATGCGCGGATCTACGCGGAGGTGATAGGCTACGGAGCCAGCTCCGACGCCTATCACATGGTGGCGACCCATCCGGAAGGAAGAGGAGCCTATCAGGCGATGAGGCTGGCGCTACAAGCCGCCGGTCTTTCACCGGCGGACATCGATGTGATCAGCGCCCACGCGACCAGCACGGAGATGGGAGACCTCTCCGAAACGAAAGCGATCAAGACCCTGTTTGGAGCTGACGCTTACCGTATTCCGGTTACGGCTAACAAGTCGATGACTGGTCATATGCTCGGCGCGTCCGGCGGAGCCGAAGCGATTGCCCTGGTCAAGAGTTTGGAGAACAACGTCATTCCTCCCACGATCAATCTGGAGCGGCCCGATCCGGACTGTGATTTGGACTATGTCCCAAAGACAGCCCGAATCCAGGAGCTCCACATCGGAATGTCCAATTCGTTCGGATTCGGCGGGCATAATGCGGTGATTGTTATTCGCAAATACACTGAATAA
- a CDS encoding NAD(P)-dependent oxidoreductase yields MTKIAWIGTGHMGLPMARNLIKAGNGLHVYNRTAERAQPLAKDGAVIRRTPAEAAEGADFIFLMLTKGASVKAILTGEDGVLAHLKPNAYVVNMSTIGPEEAKEFARLTSEAGGIYVDAPVSGSVGPAEQAQLVILAGGDRDAVDACRPYLDKLGKATLHFGDVGAGSSAKLAINLLLGVTAQGVGEALLFAEKSGLDREQVLRMISESAVSTKLFEGKKPMYVKDEYPAAFMISLVAKDLGLLADEARRVGLKLPLAEAAGKTYADAEQSGKGELDMAAVWLQLKESGRG; encoded by the coding sequence TTGACAAAAATCGCATGGATCGGAACAGGGCATATGGGACTGCCAATGGCCCGCAATCTGATAAAGGCGGGCAACGGCCTGCATGTCTATAATCGGACAGCGGAAAGAGCGCAGCCGCTCGCCAAGGATGGAGCGGTTATTCGCCGGACGCCGGCCGAAGCCGCCGAGGGAGCAGATTTCATCTTCCTTATGCTGACCAAGGGAGCTTCGGTGAAGGCGATCCTGACCGGGGAAGACGGCGTTCTGGCGCATCTTAAGCCTAATGCTTATGTTGTGAACATGAGCACGATTGGCCCGGAGGAAGCCAAGGAATTCGCCCGGCTTACCAGCGAAGCCGGAGGAATTTATGTGGATGCGCCCGTATCCGGCTCGGTCGGCCCTGCGGAGCAAGCGCAGCTGGTCATCCTGGCCGGCGGAGACCGCGATGCGGTTGACGCGTGCCGGCCTTATTTGGACAAGCTCGGCAAGGCGACTCTTCATTTCGGGGATGTTGGAGCGGGCAGCTCCGCCAAGCTGGCGATCAACCTGCTGCTCGGCGTAACCGCGCAGGGCGTAGGCGAGGCTCTGCTGTTTGCGGAGAAGTCCGGACTTGACCGTGAACAGGTGCTTCGGATGATCAGCGAATCGGCTGTATCCACGAAGCTGTTCGAGGGCAAAAAACCGATGTATGTAAAAGATGAGTACCCTGCTGCCTTCATGATCAGCCTCGTCGCCAAAGATTTGGGGCTGCTTGCTGATGAAGCCCGCCGCGTCGGCCTTAAGCTTCCGCTGGCCGAAGCCGCCGGAAAAACGTACGCGGACGCGGAACAAAGCGGCAAGGGAGAACTGGATATGGCGGCCGTGTGGCTGCAATTGAAGGAATCCGGACGCGGCTGA
- a CDS encoding helix-turn-helix transcriptional regulator yields the protein MNAEARLEALSVFLKSQRAKISSLSAGLPGGTRRRTPGLRREEVAQLAGVSTTWYTWLEQGRDIKVSVSVLDNISKALRLTADERNYLYSLALDTHTGPGFPPETHSEIRPSLLKIIQELQYAPTIVTDRRCQIVGWNEAARHVFLDFEQVPAAQRNLIRLLFSRKELQRLAVNWEDFVGGFLAIFRTYYGQYVDDEWYTEFLRDMNGNYEDFDRLWQRSTVNNAPDVLIEFRHAKAGKMLFELTSMHVHGSADLRCIIYTPAADETERKLMKMMKKL from the coding sequence ATGAATGCTGAGGCCCGGCTGGAAGCGCTGTCCGTCTTTCTGAAATCGCAGCGCGCCAAAATTTCGTCCCTGTCGGCAGGCTTGCCCGGCGGCACCCGCAGAAGAACGCCGGGGCTTAGACGCGAAGAAGTCGCTCAGCTGGCGGGGGTCAGCACAACCTGGTACACTTGGCTGGAACAGGGCCGCGATATCAAGGTATCCGTATCCGTCCTGGACAATATCTCCAAGGCTCTCCGGCTTACCGCCGATGAGCGAAACTACTTGTACTCGCTCGCGCTGGATACGCATACCGGACCCGGGTTTCCTCCCGAGACTCATTCGGAAATCCGGCCTTCACTGCTTAAAATCATTCAGGAGCTTCAATACGCTCCGACAATTGTAACGGACCGCCGGTGCCAGATCGTGGGCTGGAATGAAGCCGCAAGACATGTGTTTCTTGATTTCGAGCAGGTTCCCGCCGCGCAGCGCAATTTGATCCGTCTGCTGTTTTCCCGCAAAGAGCTGCAAAGGCTTGCCGTGAACTGGGAGGATTTTGTCGGAGGCTTTCTCGCCATTTTCAGAACCTATTACGGACAATACGTCGATGATGAATGGTACACTGAATTTTTGCGCGACATGAACGGAAACTACGAGGATTTCGACCGTCTCTGGCAGCGGAGCACAGTGAACAACGCCCCAGACGTGTTAATCGAGTTTCGGCATGCCAAAGCCGGAAAAATGCTGTTCGAGCTGACCTCGATGCACGTTCACGGCAGCGCCGATTTGCGGTGCATTATCTATACTCCGGCGGCCGACGAGACCGAGAGAAAACTCATGAAGATGATGAAGAAGCTTTGA
- a CDS encoding DUF1003 domain-containing protein, translating into MAQENAKTVPPEDVTINGFDIELNDKHKGRIDKYVELYEKRIVAHLEEEYSKQTGVGGKLADRIAAFGGSWKFITYFTCFLALWIVWNVLSFTRHFDSPPFILLNLCLSFLSAFQAPVIMMSQNRQAARDKHEAIIDFAINYKAEQEIDDMQGHLHRIEAELQELKAFLMAGQKENKASE; encoded by the coding sequence ATGGCGCAGGAGAACGCAAAAACGGTCCCGCCGGAGGACGTGACCATTAATGGTTTCGATATTGAACTGAACGACAAACATAAAGGGCGCATTGACAAGTATGTGGAGCTTTATGAAAAACGCATCGTCGCTCATCTGGAAGAGGAATACAGCAAACAGACGGGCGTCGGCGGAAAATTGGCCGACCGCATTGCCGCTTTCGGCGGAAGCTGGAAGTTTATCACCTATTTCACTTGCTTTTTGGCGCTGTGGATTGTTTGGAACGTGCTCAGCTTTACCCGGCATTTTGATTCGCCGCCGTTTATTCTGCTGAATCTATGCCTGTCCTTTCTGTCCGCGTTCCAGGCGCCGGTCATCATGATGAGCCAGAACCGGCAGGCTGCGCGGGACAAACATGAGGCGATCATTGACTTCGCGATCAACTACAAGGCGGAGCAGGAGATCGACGACATGCAGGGCCATCTGCACCGGATTGAAGCGGAGCTTCAGGAGCTTAAGGCCTTCCTTATGGCCGGTCAGAAGGAAAATAAAGCGTCTGAATAA
- a CDS encoding 5'-deoxyadenosine deaminase encodes MGGILIKNAELITMNKREEILRGDIRIKDDLIAEIGSGLAPLEGETVIDATGRTVIPGFVQTHIHLCQTLFRGKADDLELMDWLRKRIWPLEAAHDGESLYYSAMLGIGELISSGTTTIVDMETVHHADYAFQAIAKSGIRALSGKVMMDQKGGDVPEALQEDTAASLQESVDLLEKWNGYDGGRIRYAFSPRFVISCTEPLLTEVRDLSARYGVKVHTHASENQGEIEIVQAMTGMRNIVYLDHIGLANERLILAHCIWLDEEERRILRERGVHVSHCPGSNLKLSSGIADTPGLIHEHVSVSLGADGAPCNNNLDMFNEMRLAALIQKPLHGPTAMDAKSVFRMATIGGAKAVGMENEIGSIEVGKKADLAILNLYNFHTFPSFDVDPISRIVYSATRADVETTIINGKILMDRGILKTVDKDTVLREADRSIQRLLARTPLG; translated from the coding sequence ATGGGCGGTATACTGATAAAAAATGCGGAACTCATCACGATGAACAAGCGGGAGGAAATCCTGCGCGGCGACATCCGGATCAAGGACGACCTGATTGCGGAAATCGGCAGCGGCCTTGCGCCGCTTGAGGGAGAAACGGTGATCGACGCCACGGGACGGACCGTCATTCCGGGCTTTGTGCAGACGCATATCCATTTGTGCCAGACGCTCTTTCGGGGCAAGGCGGACGATCTGGAGCTGATGGATTGGCTGCGCAAGCGTATATGGCCGCTCGAAGCGGCGCACGACGGGGAGTCGCTCTACTACTCCGCGATGCTCGGCATCGGGGAACTGATCTCCAGCGGGACGACGACGATTGTCGATATGGAGACGGTGCATCACGCGGATTACGCCTTCCAGGCCATCGCGAAGAGCGGTATCCGCGCCCTCTCAGGCAAGGTCATGATGGACCAGAAGGGCGGGGATGTGCCCGAGGCGCTTCAGGAGGATACGGCGGCTTCGCTTCAGGAGAGCGTGGATCTGCTGGAGAAATGGAACGGATATGACGGCGGGCGAATCCGGTACGCTTTTTCCCCGAGGTTCGTGATTTCCTGTACCGAGCCGCTGCTGACGGAAGTGCGCGACCTTTCCGCCCGTTATGGGGTTAAGGTGCACACCCATGCTTCCGAGAATCAGGGGGAGATCGAGATCGTGCAGGCAATGACCGGCATGCGCAACATCGTCTATCTGGATCATATTGGACTGGCGAACGAGCGGCTCATTCTCGCCCACTGTATTTGGCTGGATGAGGAAGAGCGGCGCATTTTGCGGGAACGGGGCGTGCATGTCAGCCATTGTCCTGGCTCCAATCTGAAGCTGTCGTCCGGCATCGCCGACACGCCGGGGCTGATTCACGAGCATGTCTCGGTAAGCCTTGGCGCGGACGGCGCCCCGTGCAACAACAACCTCGATATGTTCAATGAAATGCGGCTGGCCGCGCTGATCCAAAAGCCGCTGCACGGACCGACGGCAATGGACGCTAAATCCGTGTTCCGGATGGCGACGATCGGAGGAGCCAAGGCGGTCGGGATGGAAAATGAAATCGGCAGCATCGAGGTCGGCAAGAAAGCGGACCTGGCAATCCTGAACCTGTATAATTTCCATACGTTCCCTTCCTTTGATGTGGACCCGATCTCCCGGATTGTGTATTCCGCTACGCGCGCGGATGTGGAGACCACGATTATTAACGGCAAAATCTTGATGGACAGAGGCATACTGAAGACGGTCGATAAAGACACGGTGCTGCGCGAAGCGGACCGGTCGATTCAAAGACTGCTGGCCCGCACGCCGCTGGGATAA
- a CDS encoding GNAT family N-acetyltransferase: MDYKIISALNERQFADLCELYRQEWWTNTRNPEDIAAMLEHSDIVIGICEDQTDRLIGFIRVLTDFVYKALIFDVIIHEAYQGKGLGRILLDQVTAHPKLQSVRHIELYCKSDKISFYEKWGFTNQIGDIHFMRRTAQ; encoded by the coding sequence ATGGATTACAAGATCATCTCAGCGTTAAATGAACGTCAATTCGCTGATCTCTGCGAGCTGTACCGTCAGGAATGGTGGACCAACACCCGAAATCCGGAAGATATAGCGGCAATGCTGGAGCATTCGGATATCGTCATTGGCATATGTGAGGACCAAACAGATAGACTTATAGGCTTCATCCGTGTTCTTACCGATTTTGTCTATAAAGCTTTAATATTTGACGTAATTATTCATGAAGCGTATCAAGGAAAAGGCTTGGGGCGAATATTGCTGGATCAAGTGACAGCCCACCCCAAACTTCAGTCCGTACGGCACATTGAACTATATTGCAAATCGGATAAGATATCTTTTTACGAAAAATGGGGATTTACCAATCAAATCGGCGACATCCACTTCATGAGAAGAACCGCCCAATAG